Proteins from a genomic interval of Candidatus Polarisedimenticolia bacterium:
- a CDS encoding DoxX family membrane protein has product MSQNRMNSNAIQRLAFSTAPPATLLPRAIIGGVFLLEGILKFLNPGELGVGRFIKLGIPVPAFFAPFDGVFEIGCGILLILGLMTRLAAIPMIINMIVAITSSKIPLLLEQGFWKAAHEARLDFSMLLGCIFLLLVGAGSFSLDSLLASRSGETASVSRHPSRTAAMSYKTILTILAAGVLFLVAPARTSAGESGVERTVEVRLTEYKIEMPLRLAPGPTLFRVTNAGSMFHRFEIEGKGMEMEIEPGVDAGQTKTLKLDLKTGAYEVYCPVHGHKKAGMSLRLQVG; this is encoded by the coding sequence ATGAGTCAGAATCGGATGAACAGCAACGCCATCCAGCGCCTCGCCTTCAGCACCGCGCCGCCGGCCACGCTGCTGCCGCGCGCCATCATCGGGGGAGTGTTCCTCCTGGAGGGGATTCTGAAGTTCCTCAATCCCGGGGAGCTGGGCGTCGGCCGCTTCATCAAGCTCGGAATCCCCGTGCCGGCCTTCTTCGCTCCCTTCGACGGGGTTTTCGAGATCGGCTGCGGGATTCTCCTGATCCTGGGGCTGATGACCCGCCTGGCGGCGATTCCGATGATCATCAACATGATCGTGGCCATCACCTCCAGCAAGATCCCGCTCCTGCTCGAACAGGGATTCTGGAAGGCGGCCCATGAAGCTCGCCTGGATTTCTCGATGCTGCTCGGCTGCATCTTTCTCCTGCTGGTGGGGGCCGGGTCGTTCTCGCTGGATTCCCTCCTGGCATCGAGATCCGGGGAAACGGCCTCCGTTTCCCGGCATCCTTCCCGCACGGCGGCCATGAGCTACAAGACGATTCTGACGATCCTCGCGGCCGGAGTGCTGTTCCTCGTGGCTCCCGCTCGGACTTCGGCTGGAGAGAGCGGCGTGGAACGAACGGTGGAGGTCCGGTTGACCGAGTACAAGATCGAGATGCCCCTCCGATTGGCTCCCGGCCCGACCCTGTTCAGGGTGACCAATGCCGGCTCGATGTTTCACCGCTTCGAGATCGAAGGAAAAGGGATGGAAATGGAAATCGAGCCTGGCGTGGATGCAGGTCAGACGAAGACGCTGAAGCTGGACCTCAAGACCGGCGCCTACGAGGTCTACTGTCCCGTGCACGGCCACAAGAAAGCCGGCATGTCCCTCCG